From a single Ascaphus truei isolate aAscTru1 chromosome 2, aAscTru1.hap1, whole genome shotgun sequence genomic region:
- the LOC142488861 gene encoding uncharacterized protein LOC142488861 encodes MWDTIVIGVNACGNHVRDKRNCHKRFDDIRSKLKKKIQHQRVHATGTGGGPTPQRLILSPLEELLRAKLLPVVVEGLPGDRDIGIYPSQFPPVAPEGHVSPETEQVSSPGSASSTHLEEHDEEDFDDDDDDDDDDAAAAAIDTQIQASDHEEVPIETVLPPKRPANTTYDAIVASEGKIVEAENRRHSDLMTVLERMIALQEETVSQLAHLHRVFIEVPKQLQKINTSFEALVVQQTQANYWRMTNVPRFNTSQAGSVHAGQFSPHSSDIHSPGPNVTGQVADIAVQFPDDILPLPSVQIQQQTPTKEATKTKQDTHETDQPSLVQCLPTCSHVSLGTSPVREQSLPKSPVGESLPKSPVGESLPKKPCR; translated from the exons atgtgggacacaatagtcattggtgtcaatgcgtgtgggaatcatgtgagggacaagcggaattgtcacaagagatttgatgatattaggtccaaattgaaaaagaaaatacaacaccaacgcgtgcatgctactggcactggaggtgggcccacaccacaacgtctcatattaagtccattggaggagctgcttcgggcaaaattacttcccgtcgtcgtggaaggcttacctggtgaccgtgatataggaatttacccctcacaatttccaccag ttgcccctgaaggacatgtgtcacctgagactgaacaagtgtcttcacctgggtcagccagctcaacacacctagaag aacatgatgaagaggattttgatgatgatgatgatgatgatgatgatgatgccgccgccgccgccatagacacacaaatacaagcaagtgaccatgaagaggttccaattgaaactgttttaccgccaaaacgtccagcaaataccacatatgatgcaattgtagcttctgagggaaaaattgtggaagcagaaaatcgtcgccattctgacctgatgacagtgctggaaaggatgattgcactgcaggaagaaacagtttcacaattggcacatctccacagagtcttcattgaagtgcctaaacagttgcaaaaaatcaacacctcattcgaagcattagttgttcagcaaacacaagctaattactggagaatgactaatgtaccacgattcaacacctcacaggcaggatctgttcatgcaggtcagttttcaccacattcatctgatattcattcaccaggcccaaatgttaccggtcaagtagcagacattgctgtgcagtttcctgatgacatcctaccgctgccatctgtacaaattcagcagcagacacctacaaaggaggcgacaaaaacaaaacaagacacacatgaaacagaccaaccatcacttgtgcagtgtctaccaacttgctcacatgtgtcactgggcacaagccctgtccgtgaacagtcactacccaaaagccctgtaggtgaatcactgcccaaaagccctgtaggtgaatcactgccaaaaaagccctgtaggtga